Proteins from a genomic interval of Clostridium sp. M62/1:
- the leuC gene encoding 3-isopropylmalate dehydratase large subunit: MGMTMTQKILAAHAGLESVKAGQLIEADLDLVLGNDITSPVAIAEMEKMNTQTVFDKDKIALVMDHFIPNKDIKSAENCKCCRDFACRHEISNYFDVGEMGIEHALLPEKGLVVAGDAVIGADSHTCTYGALGAFSTGVGSTDMAAGMVTGKAWFKVPSAIKFVLTGKPGKWVSGKDVILHIIGMIGVDGALYKSMEFTGDGIRNLSMDDRFTICNMAIEAGGKNGIFPVDEKAVQYMKEHSKREFQIHEADEDAEYEAVYTIDLSALKPTVAFPHLPENTKTIDEAGDVAIDQVVIGSCTNGRLEDMRIAAEILKGRKVKKGVRCIVIPATQAIYLQCIKEGLMETFIEAGAVVSTPTCGPCLGGYMGILAAGERCVSTTNRNFVGRMGHVDSEVYLASPAVAAASAVTGKISSPCEIMD; this comes from the coding sequence ATGGGTATGACTATGACTCAGAAAATCCTGGCCGCCCATGCCGGCCTTGAGTCGGTGAAAGCCGGCCAGTTAATAGAAGCGGATCTCGACTTAGTTCTCGGAAATGACATCACCTCCCCGGTAGCTATCGCAGAGATGGAAAAAATGAACACCCAGACCGTATTCGATAAGGACAAGATTGCCCTTGTCATGGATCACTTTATCCCCAACAAGGACATAAAGTCAGCTGAAAACTGCAAGTGCTGCCGTGATTTCGCCTGCCGCCATGAGATCTCCAACTACTTTGACGTGGGGGAGATGGGGATTGAGCATGCCCTCCTTCCGGAAAAAGGCCTGGTGGTAGCCGGAGATGCGGTGATCGGGGCAGACTCCCACACCTGCACCTACGGAGCCCTCGGAGCTTTTTCCACAGGAGTGGGAAGCACTGACATGGCTGCCGGGATGGTGACTGGAAAAGCCTGGTTCAAGGTCCCGTCTGCCATCAAATTTGTGCTGACGGGAAAGCCTGGAAAGTGGGTGAGCGGAAAAGACGTGATCCTCCACATTATCGGAATGATCGGAGTGGACGGAGCCCTCTACAAATCCATGGAATTCACAGGCGACGGAATCCGGAATCTGTCTATGGACGACCGGTTCACTATCTGCAATATGGCTATTGAGGCAGGCGGGAAAAACGGAATTTTTCCTGTGGATGAGAAGGCTGTCCAGTATATGAAGGAGCACTCGAAACGGGAGTTTCAGATCCACGAGGCAGACGAGGATGCAGAGTATGAGGCAGTCTATACCATCGATCTGTCTGCCCTCAAGCCGACTGTAGCCTTCCCTCACCTTCCAGAGAACACAAAAACCATTGACGAAGCAGGCGATGTAGCCATCGATCAGGTGGTGATCGGCTCCTGCACCAACGGAAGGCTGGAAGATATGCGGATTGCCGCGGAGATCTTAAAGGGAAGAAAGGTGAAGAAGGGAGTCCGCTGCATCGTGATCCCCGCTACACAGGCTATCTACCTTCAGTGCATTAAGGAAGGACTCATGGAAACCTTTATCGAAGCGGGAGCAGTTGTGAGCACCCCCACCTGCGGTCCGTGCCTGGGCGGCTATATGGGAATCCTGGCGGCCGGGGAGCGCTGCGTTTCCACCACAAACAGGAACTTTGTAGGCCGCATGGGCCATGTGGACTCGGAAGTTTATCTGGCAAGCCCTGCAGTGGCAGCTGCCAGCGCGGTGACAGGAAAGATCAGCAGCCCCTGTGAGATTATGGACTAG
- a CDS encoding ABC transporter ATP-binding protein, whose translation MSILQTIDLKKYYGTEPNITRALNGVNFTVEQGEFVAVVGTSGSGKSTLLHMMGGLDTPTSGSVIVRGEELAKKNDDELTIFRRRNIGFIFQNYNLVPILNVYENIVLPVELDGDTVDQKFMDEVVYMLALEDKLENMPNNLSGGQQQRVAIARALITKPAIILADEPTGNLDSKTSADVLGLLKHTSGEFNQTIVMITHNNEIAQLADRIVRIEDGKIVG comes from the coding sequence ATGAGCATTTTACAAACAATCGACTTAAAGAAGTATTACGGCACAGAACCAAATATTACTCGTGCCCTTAATGGTGTAAATTTTACTGTGGAACAGGGAGAATTTGTTGCCGTAGTTGGAACTTCCGGCAGCGGTAAGTCTACATTGCTTCACATGATGGGAGGACTTGATACCCCCACTTCCGGCAGCGTGATTGTACGGGGAGAAGAACTCGCAAAAAAGAATGATGATGAATTGACAATTTTCCGCCGTCGTAACATCGGATTTATCTTCCAAAATTATAATCTGGTTCCGATTTTGAATGTATATGAAAATATCGTCCTGCCTGTGGAACTGGATGGCGATACAGTAGACCAGAAATTTATGGACGAAGTTGTGTATATGTTGGCTTTAGAAGATAAACTGGAAAATATGCCGAACAATCTTTCAGGCGGTCAACAGCAACGTGTAGCGATTGCACGAGCTTTAATTACGAAGCCTGCGATTATCCTTGCTGATGAACCGACCGGAAATCTTGATAGCAAGACCAGTGCAGATGTGTTAGGGCTTTTGAAGCATACCAGCGGAGAATTTAATCAGACCATTGTAATGATTACTCACAACAACGAGATCGCTCAACTCGCAGACCGCATTGTACGGATTGAAGATGGTAAAATTGTTGGCTAA
- the nudC gene encoding NAD(+) diphosphatase: MIQDILPHRYDNSFKRPRLTKNAFLMYIAKGNILFARRKERGERDCREAIYESERALPEPDEFGPPTAGEVDEAGLVPKLSERAEYLFSIDDIPYFMVRSRDSDPAAALLTQEKTGRDGQEKGREAAGFSFQGAAYFRIMQPEYQAFASITAIQLWRWKESRKFCGRCGHETVDSQSERALVCPVCGQTEYPKICPAVIVAVTDKDRILMSRYRGRAYRGYALIAGFVEIGETFEETVRREVMEEVGLKVKNIRYYKSQPWAFTDTEMIGFFAELDGDDRIRLQEDELSEAGWYHRDEIPEDTSLISVGSEMKMAFKYGMI; the protein is encoded by the coding sequence ATGATACAGGACATTTTGCCTCACAGATACGATAATTCCTTTAAAAGGCCCAGGCTGACGAAGAATGCTTTTCTGATGTATATTGCAAAGGGAAATATTCTCTTTGCCAGGAGAAAGGAAAGAGGGGAAAGGGACTGCAGGGAGGCGATCTATGAGTCAGAGCGCGCTCTTCCTGAGCCGGATGAGTTCGGGCCGCCGACAGCCGGGGAAGTGGATGAAGCCGGATTAGTGCCAAAGCTCTCAGAACGGGCGGAGTATCTGTTTTCCATTGACGATATTCCGTATTTTATGGTGAGGAGCAGGGACAGCGATCCGGCTGCAGCGCTTCTGACCCAGGAGAAAACGGGCAGAGATGGGCAGGAAAAGGGGAGAGAAGCGGCCGGCTTTTCTTTTCAGGGCGCTGCGTATTTTCGCATCATGCAGCCGGAATATCAGGCCTTTGCCTCAATTACGGCCATACAGCTATGGCGGTGGAAGGAGAGCAGGAAGTTCTGCGGCCGCTGCGGCCACGAGACCGTAGACAGCCAGTCCGAGCGCGCGCTGGTCTGTCCGGTCTGCGGGCAGACAGAGTATCCGAAGATCTGTCCGGCTGTGATCGTGGCTGTGACGGACAAGGACAGGATCCTGATGTCGCGCTACCGGGGACGCGCCTACCGCGGATATGCCCTGATTGCCGGATTTGTGGAGATCGGGGAAACCTTTGAGGAAACGGTCCGGCGGGAGGTGATGGAGGAGGTTGGACTCAAGGTAAAAAATATCCGCTATTACAAGAGCCAGCCCTGGGCCTTTACCGACACGGAGATGATCGGATTTTTCGCAGAGCTGGACGGAGACGACAGGATAAGGCTGCAGGAGGATGAGCTGTCGGAGGCCGGCTGGTATCACCGGGATGAGATACCGGAAGATACGTCGCTGATCAGCGTGGGAAGCGAGATGAAGATGGCTTTCAAGTATGGAATGATTTAG
- a CDS encoding PHP domain-containing protein, which yields MKYQLEFDNQAYQRGKTQREYNEGYYSELLKVIRSFDRYSVLGHLDLMRRYDRNGPWPFENSRPILEQILSHVIERGKGIEVNTSCFRYRIGDLTPSEDILRLYRDMGGKILTLGSDAHRPEQIAEQFPFVRRRLRELGFRELCAFHQMEPEFYPL from the coding sequence GTGAAATATCAACTGGAATTTGACAATCAGGCTTACCAGAGAGGAAAGACGCAGAGGGAATACAATGAGGGATATTACAGTGAGCTTCTGAAGGTGATCCGGAGTTTTGACAGATACAGCGTGCTGGGACATCTGGATCTGATGCGCCGCTATGACAGAAACGGGCCCTGGCCGTTTGAAAACAGCCGTCCCATTCTGGAGCAGATTCTTTCCCATGTGATTGAGAGAGGAAAGGGGATAGAGGTCAATACCTCCTGCTTTCGCTACAGGATTGGAGATTTAACTCCCTCAGAGGATATTTTGAGGCTGTACCGGGATATGGGAGGAAAAATCCTGACACTTGGCTCTGACGCCCACCGCCCGGAACAGATTGCCGAACAGTTTCCTTTTGTCAGGAGAAGGTTAAGGGAGCTGGGGTTTCGGGAGCTCTGCGCTTTTCACCAGATGGAACCGGAATTTTATCCCCTGTAG
- a CDS encoding sensor histidine kinase, which produces MNLNNLSAKKICRLVSAGMVFSMLVITGIFGGIMQDIRIFIVGGTLTLCAFFWIWLLVLIFGKRLSHFTSNLCRTLDNMIDGNEELQKSNDSETLFARINHRLIRLYEIMQKNRHKVDMERQELQMLISDISHQVKTPVSNLQMVTDTLLTKPVSEEERMDFLQGIRSQTDKLDFLFQALVKTSRLETGAIRLEKKDSSLFHTLAQAMSSIVYAAEKKEIAVSVDCPENLIISHDSKWTSEALFNLLDNAVKYTPSGGKISVSVVQWEMYVEVKVTDTGKGISESNQAAIFRRFYREEEVHDQQGVGIGLYLAREIVTRQGGYIKVVSELRQGSEFSIMLPVR; this is translated from the coding sequence ATGAATCTGAATAACCTTTCTGCTAAGAAAATTTGTAGACTGGTTAGTGCTGGCATGGTTTTCTCTATGCTGGTAATTACCGGTATTTTCGGCGGTATAATGCAGGATATACGAATTTTTATAGTGGGTGGAACATTGACACTCTGTGCGTTTTTCTGGATTTGGCTATTGGTGCTGATTTTTGGAAAACGCCTTTCTCATTTTACTTCTAATTTGTGCCGGACGCTGGACAACATGATTGATGGAAACGAGGAATTACAAAAGTCAAATGATAGTGAAACTCTTTTTGCCCGTATCAACCACCGCTTAATTCGGTTGTATGAGATTATGCAGAAAAACCGGCACAAGGTAGACATGGAACGACAGGAGCTTCAAATGCTGATTTCTGATATTTCACATCAAGTTAAAACGCCTGTCAGCAATTTGCAAATGGTAACGGACACACTTTTAACAAAGCCTGTTTCAGAAGAAGAACGGATGGACTTTTTACAAGGCATACGTAGTCAGACTGATAAACTGGATTTTCTGTTCCAAGCACTGGTTAAAACGTCCCGGTTGGAAACCGGAGCAATACGATTAGAAAAGAAAGACAGCAGCTTATTCCATACGCTTGCACAAGCCATGAGCAGTATTGTATATGCCGCAGAGAAAAAAGAAATTGCTGTATCCGTGGATTGCCCGGAAAATTTGATAATCTCCCATGACAGCAAGTGGACAAGCGAAGCCCTTTTCAATCTGCTGGACAATGCAGTAAAATACACTCCGTCAGGTGGAAAGATTTCTGTATCAGTGGTTCAGTGGGAAATGTACGTAGAGGTCAAAGTGACCGACACCGGCAAGGGCATTTCAGAAAGCAATCAGGCTGCCATCTTCCGGCGCTTCTATCGTGAGGAAGAAGTACACGATCAACAGGGTGTGGGAATAGGTTTGTATTTGGCTCGTGAGATTGTAACAAGGCAAGGGGGCTATATCAAGGTTGTTTCAGAGCTGAGGCAAGGCTCAGAATTTTCTATTATGCTTCCTGTAAGGTAA
- a CDS encoding glycosyl hydrolase family 18 protein translates to MKIAVVREGDSVDTIAASFQIPVERLAADNQIEYPYRLAVGQALLIREDEDTEPVQPVKQLIEAGGYAYPFIREEVIQEALPFLSEVLVFSYGFTREGQLIAPLTPPDRLLREIQASGKRAVLVLTPMEAGGRFNSELASVLIRDAELQQRLLRAVWEEVQEKGYRGVDLDFEYIRPEDGEGYAAFAARTRALFSVYGIRVSVALAPKTSADQRGLLYEGILYRDLGAAADQVMLMTYEWGYTYSEPMAVAPIHMVRRVAEYALTEIPREKILLGIPNYGYDWPLPYERGVTKAESLGTMEAIQLAIDHGVPIHFDERSQTPWFRYWQYGVLHEVWFEDVRSLLAKFNLAGELGLKGIMYWQLMRFYRAGYLLLDGLFRTE, encoded by the coding sequence ATGAAGATTGCCGTAGTCAGGGAAGGGGACAGCGTGGATACGATTGCCGCTTCCTTTCAGATACCGGTGGAGCGTCTTGCCGCCGACAATCAGATAGAGTACCCATACCGCCTGGCCGTAGGCCAGGCTCTTTTGATCCGGGAGGATGAGGATACAGAGCCGGTACAGCCGGTTAAGCAGCTGATTGAGGCGGGGGGATATGCCTATCCCTTTATCAGGGAAGAGGTGATTCAGGAGGCGCTGCCATTTCTGTCAGAGGTTCTGGTGTTTTCCTATGGATTTACCAGGGAGGGGCAGCTGATTGCGCCGCTGACACCTCCTGACAGACTGCTCAGAGAAATCCAGGCATCAGGAAAGCGGGCTGTGCTGGTGCTGACGCCCATGGAAGCAGGCGGCCGCTTTAACAGTGAACTGGCCTCTGTGCTGATCCGGGATGCGGAGCTTCAGCAGCGCCTTTTGCGGGCTGTTTGGGAGGAGGTACAGGAGAAGGGCTACAGAGGGGTAGATCTTGATTTTGAATATATCCGGCCTGAGGATGGGGAAGGTTATGCAGCCTTCGCAGCCAGGACGAGAGCGCTTTTCTCCGTTTACGGAATCCGTGTTTCAGTGGCTCTGGCGCCTAAGACATCCGCTGATCAGAGAGGACTGCTGTATGAGGGAATTCTCTACCGGGATCTGGGAGCGGCTGCAGACCAGGTAATGCTCATGACTTATGAGTGGGGCTATACCTACAGTGAACCTATGGCCGTTGCGCCTATTCATATGGTAAGACGCGTGGCCGAGTATGCCCTGACTGAAATACCGCGGGAAAAGATTCTGCTGGGTATCCCCAACTACGGCTATGACTGGCCGCTTCCTTACGAGAGAGGGGTTACAAAGGCAGAGAGCCTCGGGACAATGGAGGCGATTCAGCTTGCGATCGATCATGGGGTTCCCATCCACTTCGATGAGCGCTCTCAGACGCCCTGGTTTCGCTACTGGCAGTACGGCGTTCTCCATGAGGTGTGGTTTGAGGATGTGAGAAGCCTTCTGGCCAAGTTTAACCTGGCGGGAGAGCTGGGATTAAAGGGTATCATGTACTGGCAGCTGATGCGCTTTTACCGGGCCGGGTATCTTCTGCTTGACGGGTTGTTCAGAACAGAGTGA
- a CDS encoding LysR family transcriptional regulator: MEQHLSQYKIFYAVAKAGNISKAAKELFISQPAISKAVSKLEESLGVPLFTRNSRGVQLTVEGQVLFSHVSNAFDTLSRGENELRRIKDFNIGQIKIGVSNTLCKYVLLPYLKGFVEKNPHIKVTIDGQSTAKTVSKLEQQQLDIGLVAEPKTKRNLKFIPLMQIEDGFVCTKSYLENLYLREGREADLFSTGTIMLLDRSNMTRTHIDAWFTENDIEPKQVLEATTMDMLIEFAKIGLGIGCVIKDFVRKELEEGSLIEIPLSAPIRRRTIGFAYNPSYATKTTSQFVRFCLPEKENGQFSLL, translated from the coding sequence ATGGAACAGCATTTATCGCAGTACAAAATTTTTTACGCCGTCGCTAAGGCAGGTAATATTTCAAAGGCCGCCAAGGAACTGTTTATCAGCCAGCCTGCCATCAGCAAGGCGGTCAGCAAGCTTGAAGAGAGCCTTGGCGTCCCGCTTTTTACGAGAAATTCCAGGGGAGTCCAGCTCACGGTGGAGGGGCAGGTGCTCTTCAGCCATGTGAGCAATGCATTCGATACCTTAAGCCGCGGCGAGAACGAACTTCGCCGGATCAAGGATTTCAATATCGGCCAGATTAAAATCGGGGTCAGCAATACGCTCTGCAAGTATGTGCTTCTCCCCTATCTCAAGGGCTTTGTAGAGAAGAATCCACACATCAAAGTGACGATTGACGGACAGTCTACTGCCAAAACCGTTTCCAAGCTGGAACAGCAGCAGCTTGATATTGGTCTGGTGGCGGAGCCAAAGACCAAAAGGAATCTGAAGTTTATCCCACTGATGCAGATTGAAGACGGATTTGTCTGTACAAAGAGTTACCTGGAAAATCTGTATCTCAGAGAGGGGCGTGAGGCAGATCTCTTCTCGACAGGCACCATCATGCTGTTAGACCGCAGCAACATGACAAGGACCCACATCGACGCCTGGTTTACAGAAAACGACATTGAGCCGAAACAGGTGCTGGAGGCCACTACTATGGATATGCTGATCGAGTTTGCGAAGATCGGCCTTGGCATCGGCTGTGTGATCAAGGATTTCGTCAGAAAAGAGCTGGAAGAGGGAAGCCTTATAGAAATTCCCCTGTCGGCTCCCATACGCAGGAGAACCATTGGCTTCGCCTACAATCCGTCCTATGCCACAAAAACCACCAGCCAGTTTGTCAGGTTCTGTCTGCCGGAAAAAGAAAACGGCCAGTTTTCTCTTCTCTGA
- a CDS encoding response regulator transcription factor gives MKHILIVEDDNLLNKTLTYNLELDGYTITSVLNARTAAESLKTNIFDLVLLDINLPDGNGYDLCRLIKPEHPDTVVIFLTANDQESNQIRGYEAGAVDYITKPFSISALQRKIKAMFAMLEHHKPAKDIYEDGSLFLDFSEQFASLNGKPLALSAMEYKMLNLFLKNPKQVLTRQQFLEKLWDVDEKYVDEHTLTTSISRIRSKIEADGDTYIKTVYGMGYQWTGGEKK, from the coding sequence ATGAAGCATATTTTAATTGTCGAAGATGATAATCTTTTGAATAAAACGCTTACTTATAATTTGGAATTGGACGGTTACACAATAACTTCTGTTCTGAATGCAAGGACAGCCGCTGAATCATTAAAAACAAACATTTTTGATTTGGTATTGCTGGATATAAATTTACCAGACGGAAATGGTTATGACCTATGCCGTCTTATCAAGCCAGAGCATCCTGATACAGTAGTTATATTTCTAACTGCCAACGATCAGGAAAGCAATCAGATACGGGGATATGAAGCTGGTGCAGTGGATTATATCACGAAACCTTTTTCGATTAGTGCTTTGCAGCGAAAAATCAAAGCCATGTTCGCTATGTTGGAGCATCACAAACCAGCTAAGGATATTTACGAGGATGGTAGCTTGTTTCTGGATTTTTCGGAACAATTTGCAAGTTTGAACGGGAAACCATTAGCACTTTCTGCGATGGAATATAAAATGTTGAACCTATTTCTTAAAAATCCGAAGCAGGTACTTACTCGCCAACAATTTTTAGAAAAACTGTGGGATGTTGATGAAAAATATGTAGATGAACATACCCTTACTACTTCTATCAGCCGTATTCGCAGTAAGATTGAAGCGGATGGCGACACATATATCAAAACGGTTTATGGTATGGGGTATCAATGGACAGGAGGCGAAAAGAAATGA
- the ilvC gene encoding ketol-acid reductoisomerase — protein MAKIYYQEDCNLSLLEGKTIAVIGYGSQGHAHALNAKESGCHVIIGLYEGSKSWAKAEAAGFEVYTAAEAAKRADIIMVLINDEKQAKMYKESIEPNLKEGDMLMFAHGFAIHFGQIVPPKNVDVTMIAPKGPGHTVRSEYQIGRGVPCLIAVAQDYTGKAHDLALAYSLAIGGARAGVLQTTFREETETDLFGEQAVLCGGVTALMKAGFETLVEAGYEPESAYFECIHEMKLIVDLIYESGFAGMRYSISNTAEFGDYITGPKIVTDETKKAMKQILSDIQDGTFAKNWLLENQVGCPHFNAMRKREAAHQLEKTGEELRKLYSWNNSSKLLDN, from the coding sequence ATGGCAAAGATTTATTATCAGGAGGACTGCAACTTATCATTATTAGAGGGAAAGACCATCGCAGTCATCGGCTATGGCAGCCAGGGACATGCCCATGCGTTAAATGCAAAGGAATCCGGATGCCACGTAATTATCGGCCTCTATGAGGGAAGCAAATCCTGGGCCAAGGCAGAGGCCGCAGGATTTGAAGTATATACGGCAGCAGAAGCGGCAAAGCGCGCCGACATTATCATGGTTTTAATCAACGATGAGAAGCAGGCGAAGATGTACAAGGAGTCCATCGAGCCAAACCTTAAAGAAGGTGATATGCTGATGTTCGCGCATGGATTTGCCATCCACTTCGGACAGATTGTTCCGCCGAAGAATGTGGATGTGACCATGATCGCGCCGAAGGGACCTGGCCATACAGTGAGAAGCGAGTACCAGATCGGAAGAGGCGTTCCCTGCTTAATCGCAGTTGCCCAGGACTACACAGGCAAGGCTCATGACCTGGCTTTAGCCTACTCCCTGGCAATCGGCGGCGCAAGGGCAGGCGTTCTTCAGACTACCTTCCGCGAGGAGACAGAGACAGACCTGTTCGGTGAGCAGGCAGTTCTCTGCGGCGGTGTGACAGCCCTGATGAAGGCCGGATTTGAAACTCTCGTTGAGGCTGGCTATGAGCCTGAGAGCGCATACTTTGAGTGTATCCACGAGATGAAGCTGATTGTAGACTTAATCTACGAGAGCGGATTTGCAGGAATGAGATATTCCATTTCCAATACAGCAGAATTCGGCGACTACATTACAGGGCCGAAGATTGTGACTGACGAGACAAAGAAGGCCATGAAGCAGATCCTGTCCGACATCCAGGACGGAACCTTCGCAAAGAACTGGCTTCTTGAGAACCAGGTTGGCTGCCCGCATTTCAATGCCATGAGAAAGAGAGAGGCAGCTCATCAGCTGGAGAAGACCGGTGAGGAGTTAAGAAAGCTCTACAGCTGGAACAACAGCAGCAAGCTGCTGGACAACTAA
- the ilvN gene encoding acetolactate synthase small subunit, which yields MSRIVLSLLVDNTAGVLSRVAGLFSRRGYNIESLTVGETADPKYSRMTVVSQGDQEILEQIEKQLRKLEDVYDIKELRAGRSVYRELILVKVRANASERMAINAIAEIFRASIVDVGKESVTVMLTGDQSKLDAMINLLEDYEILELARTGVTGLSRGTEDVRYLP from the coding sequence ATGAGCAGAATCGTATTATCCCTGCTGGTGGACAATACAGCAGGTGTACTGAGCCGTGTGGCCGGGCTGTTCAGCCGCCGCGGTTACAACATTGAGAGTCTGACCGTTGGAGAGACGGCAGATCCCAAATATTCCAGGATGACAGTGGTTTCCCAGGGAGATCAGGAAATTCTGGAGCAGATTGAAAAGCAGCTCAGAAAGCTGGAGGATGTTTACGACATCAAGGAGCTTCGGGCGGGCCGCTCCGTATACAGGGAGCTGATCCTTGTGAAGGTGAGGGCCAATGCCAGCGAGCGTATGGCTATCAATGCCATCGCAGAGATTTTCCGTGCGTCCATTGTGGATGTGGGGAAGGAGTCAGTAACCGTAATGCTGACAGGTGATCAGTCAAAGCTGGACGCTATGATTAATCTTCTGGAGGATTACGAGATTCTGGAGCTTGCAAGGACCGGCGTGACCGGACTTTCAAGAGGAACGGAGGACGTCAGATACCTCCCCTAA
- a CDS encoding DUF6061 family protein has protein sequence MRTIYAEYNINHDSIDVYTSAGYMLRIDCWEAEKNLKTTYGSECALTSLAVDEPLEYARLYLDGNLQMWVDTEDSLELY, from the coding sequence ATGAGAACAATTTATGCAGAATATAATATAAACCACGATAGTATTGATGTTTACACAAGTGCTGGATATATGCTTCGCATTGATTGCTGGGAAGCTGAAAAAAATTTAAAAACCACATATGGATCAGAATGTGCGCTTACTTCATTGGCTGTGGATGAGCCTTTGGAATATGCAAGATTATATCTTGATGGCAATTTACAGATGTGGGTGGATACAGAAGATTCATTAGAACTTTATTAA